A genome region from Anastrepha ludens isolate Willacy chromosome 3, idAnaLude1.1, whole genome shotgun sequence includes the following:
- the LOC128858670 gene encoding uncharacterized protein LOC128858670: MDGLQDQKFNIRLVRTVKKYPILYNSDLKDYTRRDCRERAWIDVAEELNCDPKPLQKKWQNFRTIFVRKLKQIQMGESVQQYYLYDDLKFITPYLKKSYDPEEIESTVKKRKHKRYEEDDKHYDSDTDQSTEENAMINENDDNDDLIYLEEEDPVEVSSPKKIKISNSSEDEAEVCDIEEFRNRETEMRLNNSVSNKFITPTSSDGPKHSYLENNDNAKRQFVLSLLPDLSEMTNSQMRKFKCKVLLLVEKILEGNGT, translated from the exons ATGGATGGACTACAAGATCAGAAATTTAATATACGTTTAGTgagaactgtaaaaaaatatccgaTTTTGTACAACAGTGACCTCAAAGACTACACAAGAAGGGATTGTAGAGAAAGGGCTTGGATAGATGTAGCAGAGGAGTTGAATTGTGATC CAAAGCCACTGCAGAAAAAATGGCAGAATTTTCGAACTATTTTCGTGAGAAAACTGAAACAAATACAGATGGGCGAATCAGTACAACAATACTATTTATACGatgatttaaagtttataactccatatttaaaaaaatcatatgatCCCGAGGAAATAGAAAGTACTGTAAAAAAACGTAAGCACAAAAGATATGAGGAGGATGACAAACATTATGATTCGGACACGGATCAAAGTACAGAAGAGAACGCAATGATTAATGAAAATGATGATAATGACGATCTGATATACCTAGAGGAAGAGGACCCAGTTGAAGTGAgttcaccaaaaaaaattaaaatatcaaatagctCAGAAGATGAAGCTGAAGTTTGCGATATTGAAGAATTTAGAAATCGTGAAACCGAAATGAGGCTAAATAATTCGGTtagcaataaatttattacgCCCACTTCTTCCGATGGACCAAAACATAGCTATTTAGAAAACAATGATAATGCAAAAAGACAATTTGTGCTTAGCTTATTGCCAGACCTCAGCGAAATGACTAACTCACAAATGCGCAAATTTAAATGCAAAGTTCTACTGCTAgtggaaaaaattttggaagGGAATGGAACTTGA